The following proteins are co-located in the Doryrhamphus excisus isolate RoL2022-K1 chromosome 15, RoL_Dexc_1.0, whole genome shotgun sequence genome:
- the LOC131103767 gene encoding kinetochore-associated protein DSN1 homolog isoform X2, whose translation MAPEKRSLTDQDGCGTVAAVETTDEGSAPPQKSPRIEMQAPKTMTPETGEEHPDSDLLEMASGSAEKPATCPPASPTTARRKSWRRATMTRRSLPTLPNPYQTLCRNISTSLSQQERLSLLTEAAMKLAIDRLQNPLKSVTNSSPEVFQKQVENLQTEWHSLTQSTSNEQIPDSAARCDDLAMRTATEKFVNTTNRLQAEIESWEGLLQKHQSRAEELKRKVAQGHKKAVSLDHTCLASSSQYQFIRNKPDYHSLLCRQQPVMHTMAAIMDTQCKIVRELQSIKEQSQLIVKETSGRLAAQAGFRDHSADIIKELVMAPFPSTAT comes from the exons ATGGCGCCTGAAAAACGTTCGCTCACAGACCAAGACGG TTGCGGTACTGTCGCCGCTGTGGAAACGACGGATGAG ggCAGTGCCCCGCCGCAAAAATCACCCCGTATCGAAATGCAGGCCCCCAAAACGATGACGCCAGAAACCGGAGAGGAGCATCCGGACTCAGACCTGCTGGAAATGGCATCTGGAAGCGCGGAGAAACCGGCGACGTGTCCGCCAGCCAGTCCCACTACTGCAAGGAGGAAATCCTGGAGGAGAGCCACCATGACAAGACGCTCCCTGCCTACACTTCCCAACCCGTATCAGA ctttgtgCAGGAACATCAGCACAtctttatcacagcaagagagGTTGAGTCTATTGACGGAGGCTGCCATGAAG CTTGCCATTGACAGACTTCAAAATCCACTCAAATCAGTGACAAATTCATCTCCAGAGGTTTTTCAAAAACAAG TTGAAAACTTGCAGACGGAGTGGCACTCTCTGACCCAAAGCACAAGCAATGAACAAATACCTGACAGTGCAGCAAG ATGTGACGATCTTGCAATGCGGACAGCTACGGAAAAATTTGTGAATACCACTAACAG GCTTCAAGCTGAAATTGAGTCCTGGGAAGGACTCTTACAAAAACACCAGAGTAGGGCAGAAGAACTAAAAAG GAAAGTGGCTCAGGGCCATAAGAAGGCCGTCTCCTTAGATCACACATGTTTGGCCTCATCTTCACAATACCAGTTCATTCGAAATAAGCCCGACTACCACAGCCTCCTCTGTAGGCAGCAACCCGTCATGCACACAATGGCAGCAATT ATGGATACTCAGTGTAAGATAGTCCGAGAACTTCAGTCCATCAAGGAGCAGTCACAGCTGATCGTGAAAGAGACCAGTGGTCGACTGG cGGCTCAAGCTGGATTCCGGGATCATTCCGCCGACATCATTAAGGAACTTGTGATGGCACCTTTCCCGTCCACAGCCACATAA
- the LOC131103767 gene encoding kinetochore-associated protein DSN1 homolog isoform X1 — protein MAPEKRSLTDQDGCGTVAAVETTDEANHASKLKCSPSSSQGSAPPQKSPRIEMQAPKTMTPETGEEHPDSDLLEMASGSAEKPATCPPASPTTARRKSWRRATMTRRSLPTLPNPYQTLCRNISTSLSQQERLSLLTEAAMKLAIDRLQNPLKSVTNSSPEVFQKQVENLQTEWHSLTQSTSNEQIPDSAARCDDLAMRTATEKFVNTTNRLQAEIESWEGLLQKHQSRAEELKRKVAQGHKKAVSLDHTCLASSSQYQFIRNKPDYHSLLCRQQPVMHTMAAIMDTQCKIVRELQSIKEQSQLIVKETSGRLAAQAGFRDHSADIIKELVMAPFPSTAT, from the exons ATGGCGCCTGAAAAACGTTCGCTCACAGACCAAGACGG TTGCGGTACTGTCGCCGCTGTGGAAACGACGGATGAG GCCAATCATGCATCCAAACTAAAatgctccccctcctcctcccagggCAGTGCCCCGCCGCAAAAATCACCCCGTATCGAAATGCAGGCCCCCAAAACGATGACGCCAGAAACCGGAGAGGAGCATCCGGACTCAGACCTGCTGGAAATGGCATCTGGAAGCGCGGAGAAACCGGCGACGTGTCCGCCAGCCAGTCCCACTACTGCAAGGAGGAAATCCTGGAGGAGAGCCACCATGACAAGACGCTCCCTGCCTACACTTCCCAACCCGTATCAGA ctttgtgCAGGAACATCAGCACAtctttatcacagcaagagagGTTGAGTCTATTGACGGAGGCTGCCATGAAG CTTGCCATTGACAGACTTCAAAATCCACTCAAATCAGTGACAAATTCATCTCCAGAGGTTTTTCAAAAACAAG TTGAAAACTTGCAGACGGAGTGGCACTCTCTGACCCAAAGCACAAGCAATGAACAAATACCTGACAGTGCAGCAAG ATGTGACGATCTTGCAATGCGGACAGCTACGGAAAAATTTGTGAATACCACTAACAG GCTTCAAGCTGAAATTGAGTCCTGGGAAGGACTCTTACAAAAACACCAGAGTAGGGCAGAAGAACTAAAAAG GAAAGTGGCTCAGGGCCATAAGAAGGCCGTCTCCTTAGATCACACATGTTTGGCCTCATCTTCACAATACCAGTTCATTCGAAATAAGCCCGACTACCACAGCCTCCTCTGTAGGCAGCAACCCGTCATGCACACAATGGCAGCAATT ATGGATACTCAGTGTAAGATAGTCCGAGAACTTCAGTCCATCAAGGAGCAGTCACAGCTGATCGTGAAAGAGACCAGTGGTCGACTGG cGGCTCAAGCTGGATTCCGGGATCATTCCGCCGACATCATTAAGGAACTTGTGATGGCACCTTTCCCGTCCACAGCCACATAA